One Apodemus sylvaticus chromosome 23, mApoSyl1.1, whole genome shotgun sequence genomic window carries:
- the Stx11 gene encoding syntaxin-11: MKDRLAELQELSRSYDQQFPDGDDDFDAPHEDIVFETDHILESLYRVIQDIQDENQLLLIDVRRLGRQNVRFLTSMRRLSSIKRDTNSIAKAIKTRGEGIHQKLRSMKELSEQAEARHGEHSAVARISHAQYSALALAFQQAMYEYNQAEMKQRDNCKIRIQRQLEIMGKDVSGEQIEDMFEQGKWDVFSENLLADVKGARAALNEIESRHRELLRLEGRIRDVHELFLQMAVLLEKQADTLNVIELNVQKTLDYTGEAKAQVRKAVQYKKKNPCRTICCFCCPCVN, translated from the coding sequence ATGAAGGACCGGCTTGCAGAGCTTCAGGAATTGTCCAGGAGCTATGACCAGCAATTCCCAGATGGGGACGATGACTTTGACGCTCCTCATGAGGACATCGTGTTCGAGACCGACCACATCCTGGAGTCCTTGTACCGGGtcatccaggacatccaggatgAAAACCAGCTGCTTCTGATCGACGTGAGACGCCTGGGGAGGCAGAACGTCCGCTTCCTCACGTCTATGCGGCGCCTCAGCAGCATCAAGCGCGACACCAACTCCATCGCCAAGGCCATCAAGACCCGGGGCGAGGGTATCCACCAGAAGCTGCGCTCCATGAAGGAACTGAGCGAGCAGGCAGAGGCCCGGCACGGCGAGCACTCGGCGGTGGCTCGCATCTCACACGCGCAGTACAGCGCGCTGGCCCTCGCCTTCCAGCAGGCCATGTACGAGTACAACCAGGCCGAGATGAAACAGCGCGACAACTGCAAGATCCGCATCCAGCGGCAGCTGGAGATCATGGGCAAGGACGTGTCGGGCGAGCAGATCGAGGACATGTTCGAGCAGGGcaaatgggatgtgttctccgaGAACCTGCTGGCCGACGTGAAGGGCGCGCGGGCGGCGCTCAACGAGATCGAGAGCCGCCACCGCGAGCTCCTGCGGCTCGAGGGTCGCATTCGCGACGTGCACGAGCTCTTCCTGCAGATGGCTGTGCTGCTGGAGAAGCAGGCGGACACGCTGAACGTCATCGAGCTCAACGTGCAGAAGACCCTCGACTACACGGGCGAGGCCAAGGCGCAGGTGCGCAAGGCGGTGCAGTACAAGAAGAAGAACCCCTGCAGGACCATCTGCTGCTTCTGTTGCCCCTGTGTCAACTAG